A single genomic interval of Dyella sp. GSA-30 harbors:
- a CDS encoding enterotoxin: MHHSKAKRFVEHRRLLAAMLAASLVSVISAKTDDQTVAFTRQGDQQQFGNASVNARWTLKDHVLTDMTVTDAINQQVLKVATPFALELGDGSKLATADFRLLSEPKVIKLKAEPKAPRLAERIPGKAIAASFGDADGRFRIDWQWVQREGSDYLREQVTITALKADENIKKVDLLQTQATGAEVVGTVNGSPIVTGQDYLGFEHPLSESAVRGKNLNLWIERGLPLIKGQSITYSAVIGATHKGQLRRDFLTYVERERAHPYRPFLHYNSWYDIGYFTPYTQQQAVDRINTFGQELSVKRGVKLDSFLFDDGWDDRSGSWNFSKDFPQGFVPVKQAAAKYGAAPGIWLSPWGGYSKPKDIRVENGKAQGYEIIDGGFALSGPKYYQRFHDVVMKLLKDDGINQFKFDGTGNADKVFPGSRFPSDFDAAVALIDDIREAKPGTFINLTTGTLPSPFWLRYADSIWRDGEDDDLTGVGTNREKWITYRDTQTYRNIVLKGPLYPLNSLMLHGIIYAQENRRLNTDPGHDFANEVHSYFGTGTQLQEMYITPSLLSDSDWDTLAESARWSRENADVLRDTHWIGGDPGRLDVYGWASWTPKKAIVTLRNPDARAQSMVIDLRRQLELPEGAATHFSGHSPWKADGSKSSITFDADKPTTIELQPFEVVTLELVPSV, translated from the coding sequence ATGCATCATTCCAAAGCAAAGCGCTTCGTGGAGCATCGTCGTTTGCTGGCGGCAATGCTCGCGGCGAGCCTGGTCAGTGTGATCAGCGCCAAGACCGACGATCAGACGGTGGCGTTCACCAGGCAGGGCGATCAGCAGCAGTTCGGCAACGCGAGCGTCAATGCGCGCTGGACGTTGAAAGATCATGTGTTGACTGACATGACAGTGACCGATGCCATCAATCAGCAGGTCTTGAAGGTCGCGACGCCGTTTGCGCTGGAGCTGGGCGATGGCAGCAAGCTCGCCACAGCCGATTTCCGTTTGCTGTCCGAGCCCAAGGTGATAAAGCTCAAGGCGGAGCCGAAAGCGCCGCGCCTGGCGGAGCGCATACCAGGCAAGGCCATTGCCGCGAGCTTTGGCGATGCCGACGGGCGTTTTCGCATCGACTGGCAATGGGTACAGCGCGAAGGCTCGGACTATCTGCGCGAGCAGGTGACGATTACCGCGCTAAAGGCCGATGAGAACATCAAGAAGGTCGATCTGCTGCAGACCCAGGCGACAGGAGCGGAGGTGGTCGGCACGGTCAATGGCTCGCCGATCGTTACAGGACAGGATTACCTGGGCTTCGAGCATCCGCTGTCCGAAAGCGCGGTGCGCGGCAAGAATCTCAATCTCTGGATCGAGCGCGGCCTGCCGCTGATCAAGGGACAGTCGATCACGTATTCGGCGGTGATCGGCGCGACACATAAGGGGCAGCTGCGGCGCGACTTCCTGACCTACGTCGAACGCGAACGCGCGCACCCGTATCGCCCGTTTCTGCACTACAACTCCTGGTACGACATCGGCTATTTCACGCCGTATACGCAGCAGCAGGCGGTCGATCGTATCAACACCTTCGGTCAGGAGCTGAGCGTCAAGCGTGGCGTGAAGCTTGATTCCTTTCTGTTCGATGACGGCTGGGACGACCGCAGCGGCAGCTGGAATTTCAGCAAGGATTTCCCGCAGGGCTTTGTGCCGGTCAAGCAGGCGGCGGCCAAATACGGCGCCGCGCCGGGTATCTGGCTGTCGCCCTGGGGTGGGTATTCCAAGCCCAAGGATATCCGTGTCGAGAATGGCAAGGCGCAGGGTTACGAGATCATCGATGGTGGCTTTGCGCTGTCCGGGCCGAAGTATTACCAGCGCTTCCACGATGTGGTGATGAAGCTGCTGAAGGACGACGGTATCAATCAGTTCAAGTTCGACGGTACCGGTAACGCCGACAAGGTCTTTCCGGGCAGCCGTTTCCCGAGTGATTTCGATGCGGCGGTGGCGTTGATCGACGATATCCGCGAGGCGAAGCCGGGGACTTTCATCAATCTCACCACTGGTACGTTGCCATCGCCGTTCTGGCTTCGCTATGCGGATTCGATCTGGCGCGATGGCGAAGACGATGACCTTACCGGTGTCGGTACGAACCGTGAAAAGTGGATCACCTATCGCGATACGCAGACTTATCGCAACATCGTGCTGAAAGGGCCACTGTATCCGCTCAATTCGCTGATGCTCCACGGCATCATCTATGCGCAGGAAAACCGTCGTCTCAACACCGATCCCGGGCATGATTTTGCCAACGAAGTGCATTCGTACTTCGGTACCGGTACGCAGTTGCAGGAGATGTACATCACGCCGTCGCTGCTGAGCGATTCGGACTGGGATACCTTAGCCGAATCGGCTCGTTGGTCGCGTGAGAACGCCGATGTATTGCGCGATACGCATTGGATCGGCGGCGATCCGGGGCGGCTGGATGTTTATGGATGGGCATCATGGACGCCTAAGAAGGCGATCGTTACGCTGCGCAACCCGGACGCGCGGGCGCAGAGCATGGTGATCGATTTGCGGCGTCAGTTGGAGCTGCCTGAGGGGGCGGCTACGCATTTCAGCGGGCATAGTCCGTGGAAGGCCGATGGCAGCAAGTCGTCGATAACGTTCGATGCGGACAAGCCGACGACGATCGAGTTGCAGCCGTTTGAGGTGGTGACGTTGGAGTTGGTGCCTTCGGTGTAA
- a CDS encoding beta-galactosidase: MQRREFLKISLLAPLAGLALPELASGKEASGAEPIADGHPHRFTLSRQAFLLDGKPFQIRSGEMHPIRIPAEYWLHRIRMAKAMGLNTIAVYIMWNAFEQEPGVFDLKTGRRDFAHFIRLCQQEGMWVYLRPGPYVCAEWDFGGLPPYLLRDPNSHVRHKDDAGYMAGVRRYLDAVAPVIKPLMASAGGPILMVQVENEYASFGNDLDYLKLLHAMWKERGIDGPFSISDGLGQIQKQQTYLPGTALGLDGDTDFASAQRIAGEAPVWVGEGYPGWLTHWGDPKLQSADYANTLNELLQQKRSFNLYVVHGGSNFGFGAGANANKDYSNFEPVITSYDYGAPINERGEATAAFHRFRELIARHVAHKIPDIPAPPPAITFDATTPVAHASIWDNLGTPRQVSHPQPNEILLAQDHGMVLYRKRLPAGGTLHIDDVRDYATIFSDGRYLDAISRVRKPGVPDVSQIDVPAGELDVLIDSFGHIGYGQAMADRKGIVGEVRLGELPLEDWSVYGLPLNDAFVASLKPLAGPSRRPGLFFKLNVSLKTPGDTYIDMSGWDKGYVWVNGQLLGRYWHIGPQQRLYCPAPWLKAGENEILVFDMHRVDAAPVRGVTRLAG, from the coding sequence ATGCAACGACGGGAATTCCTGAAGATTTCGCTGCTGGCACCACTCGCCGGGCTTGCGCTGCCAGAGTTGGCGTCTGGCAAGGAGGCGAGCGGGGCCGAGCCCATCGCCGACGGACACCCCCATCGCTTCACCTTGTCCAGGCAAGCCTTCCTGCTCGACGGCAAACCTTTCCAGATACGCAGCGGCGAGATGCACCCGATCCGCATCCCCGCCGAATACTGGCTGCACCGCATCCGCATGGCCAAAGCGATGGGGCTCAACACCATCGCGGTCTACATCATGTGGAATGCGTTCGAGCAGGAACCGGGCGTATTCGATCTGAAGACCGGCCGTCGCGACTTCGCGCACTTCATACGGTTGTGCCAGCAGGAGGGCATGTGGGTCTACCTGCGTCCAGGGCCGTACGTCTGCGCCGAATGGGACTTCGGCGGCTTGCCGCCTTATCTGCTGCGCGATCCAAATAGCCATGTGCGCCACAAGGACGATGCGGGCTACATGGCCGGCGTGCGTCGCTACCTCGATGCGGTCGCCCCGGTGATCAAGCCGTTGATGGCAAGCGCGGGTGGGCCGATCCTGATGGTGCAGGTGGAGAACGAATACGCCTCGTTCGGCAACGATCTCGACTACCTCAAACTGCTGCACGCGATGTGGAAGGAACGTGGCATCGACGGCCCGTTCTCGATTTCCGACGGACTTGGGCAGATCCAGAAGCAACAGACGTATTTGCCAGGCACGGCACTCGGGCTCGACGGCGATACGGATTTTGCCTCGGCTCAACGCATTGCCGGCGAAGCGCCTGTATGGGTAGGGGAGGGCTATCCCGGCTGGCTGACGCATTGGGGCGATCCCAAGCTGCAAAGCGCCGACTACGCCAACACCTTGAACGAGCTGTTGCAACAGAAGCGCTCCTTCAATCTCTATGTCGTGCACGGTGGTAGCAACTTCGGTTTTGGCGCGGGCGCCAACGCCAACAAGGACTATTCCAATTTCGAGCCGGTGATCACCAGTTACGACTACGGTGCGCCGATCAACGAGCGCGGCGAAGCTACGGCCGCCTTTCATCGTTTTCGCGAGCTGATCGCCAGGCACGTGGCGCATAAGATTCCCGATATCCCCGCGCCGCCGCCGGCGATTACCTTCGATGCGACAACACCGGTGGCGCATGCATCGATCTGGGACAACCTCGGCACGCCGCGCCAGGTATCGCATCCGCAGCCGAATGAAATCCTGTTGGCGCAGGATCACGGCATGGTGCTTTATCGCAAGCGCCTGCCCGCAGGCGGCACGCTGCATATCGATGATGTGCGCGACTACGCAACGATATTCAGCGATGGACGCTATCTCGATGCGATATCGCGCGTACGCAAGCCGGGTGTGCCCGACGTATCGCAGATAGATGTGCCCGCTGGCGAGCTGGACGTCCTGATCGACAGCTTCGGTCACATCGGTTACGGCCAGGCGATGGCCGATCGCAAGGGCATTGTCGGCGAGGTCAGGCTCGGCGAGCTTCCGCTCGAGGATTGGTCCGTCTACGGCTTGCCGTTGAACGATGCCTTTGTCGCGTCATTGAAACCGCTGGCGGGGCCGTCACGTCGTCCGGGGCTGTTCTTCAAGTTGAATGTGTCGCTAAAGACACCTGGCGATACCTATATCGACATGAGCGGCTGGGACAAGGGCTATGTCTGGGTGAACGGGCAGCTGCTGGGGCGCTACTGGCACATCGGGCCGCAGCAGCGCCTTTATTGCCCGGCGCCGTGGCTGAAGGCAGGGGAGAACGAGATCCTGGTGTTCGACATGCATCGCGTGGATGCCGCGCCAGTGCGCGGGGTAACGCGCCTGGCGGGCTGA
- a CDS encoding lipase, with translation MSIKQRVLGLLALLLLSPVLALHATCVDNVVLVHGNTGSPVDFQNTVDLLLQNGYTSSQIFAPSWGNSLCAACNDHNGTEETPVRNAITSAIASSCTGHIDVIGHSMGATLAALEITKLNVSSKVDVFLGIAGAFHGLYTCGIYPFNVATLTCGQYGLSISSPLLNGLDGKHFGQKEYTFISWVDEINCATGTCLVYGVHTSTIDGETASYAYPYEHYQLLYATAADQLSLIQQ, from the coding sequence ATGTCCATCAAGCAACGCGTGCTGGGGCTATTGGCCCTGTTGTTGTTAAGTCCCGTATTGGCTCTGCATGCCACCTGTGTCGACAACGTCGTGCTCGTGCATGGCAACACCGGCAGCCCGGTCGATTTCCAGAACACCGTCGACCTGCTGCTGCAAAACGGCTATACCAGTTCGCAAATTTTCGCGCCCTCCTGGGGCAACTCGCTGTGCGCCGCCTGCAACGACCACAACGGCACCGAAGAAACACCGGTGCGCAATGCGATCACCAGCGCGATCGCCAGCTCCTGCACCGGCCATATCGATGTGATCGGCCATTCGATGGGCGCCACCCTGGCGGCGCTGGAAATCACCAAGCTCAATGTTTCGTCGAAGGTCGACGTGTTCCTGGGCATCGCCGGTGCGTTCCATGGCCTGTATACCTGCGGCATCTATCCGTTCAACGTCGCCACGCTGACCTGCGGCCAGTACGGCCTTTCGATCAGCAGCCCACTGCTCAACGGCCTGGACGGCAAGCATTTCGGGCAGAAGGAGTACACCTTCATTTCCTGGGTCGACGAGATCAACTGCGCCACCGGCACCTGTCTGGTCTATGGCGTCCATACCTCGACTATCGACGGGGAAACGGCCAGCTATGCCTATCCGTATGAGCACTATCAATTGTTGTATGCGACGGCGGCGGATCAGTTGAGTTTGATCCAGCAGTAG
- the typA gene encoding translational GTPase TypA, whose protein sequence is MSIENLRNIAIVAHVDHGKTTLVDQLLKQSGTLSERTVLAERVMDSNDQEKERGITILAKNTAITWQGNRINIVDTPGHADFGGEVERVLSMVDTVLILVDAMDGPMPQTRFVTQKAFAMGFKPIVVINKIDRPGARPQWVVDQVWDLFDRLGATAEQMDFPIVYASALNGYASLDDSVREGDMTPLYQAIMDNAPKPEVDPEGPFQMRISQLDYNNFVGVIGIGRIQRGTLKKNMPVAVINREGKKRQGKVLQVLGFLGLERIEQDTAEAGDIIAISGIAELTISDTICALDTPEALPALTVDEPTISMTFQVNNSPFAGNKDLSGGKFLTSRQLKDRLDREQVHNVALKVEQGSDADKFLVSGRGELHLSVLIENMRREGYELAVSRPEVIIKEIDGQKMEPIEQLVVDVEEIHQGPVMERLGTRKGQLKNMEPDGKGRVRLEYMIPARGLIGFQNQFKTLTQGSGLLFHVFDHYGAKEEGQIAKRLNGVMIANAAGTTPAYSLGPLQDRGKLFAAEGDSVYEGQLVGIHSKDNDLTVNAIKPKPLTNMRASGKDDAIQLSPAIKFSLEQALDFIDDDELVEITPKEIRLRKKHLTENDRKKASRSS, encoded by the coding sequence ATGTCCATCGAAAATCTGCGCAATATCGCCATCGTCGCTCACGTCGATCACGGCAAAACCACGCTGGTCGATCAGCTCTTGAAGCAGTCGGGCACGCTCTCTGAGCGTACCGTGCTGGCCGAGCGCGTGATGGACTCCAACGACCAGGAAAAGGAACGTGGCATCACCATCCTGGCCAAGAACACTGCCATCACCTGGCAGGGCAACCGCATCAACATCGTCGACACCCCCGGACACGCCGACTTCGGCGGCGAAGTGGAGCGCGTGCTGTCGATGGTCGATACCGTGCTGATCCTCGTCGACGCGATGGACGGTCCGATGCCGCAGACGCGCTTCGTGACCCAGAAGGCGTTCGCGATGGGCTTCAAGCCGATCGTGGTGATCAACAAGATCGACCGTCCAGGCGCTCGCCCGCAGTGGGTCGTGGACCAGGTGTGGGACCTGTTCGATCGCCTGGGCGCCACTGCCGAGCAGATGGATTTCCCGATCGTCTACGCCTCGGCGCTGAACGGCTACGCCAGCCTCGACGACTCCGTGCGCGAAGGCGACATGACCCCGCTGTACCAGGCCATCATGGATAACGCGCCCAAGCCGGAAGTCGATCCGGAGGGCCCGTTCCAGATGCGCATCAGCCAGCTGGATTACAACAACTTCGTCGGCGTCATCGGCATTGGTCGCATCCAGCGCGGCACGCTGAAGAAGAACATGCCGGTCGCCGTGATCAACCGCGAAGGCAAGAAGCGCCAGGGCAAGGTGCTGCAGGTGCTGGGCTTCCTCGGCCTGGAGCGCATCGAGCAGGACACCGCCGAAGCCGGCGATATCATCGCCATCTCGGGCATCGCGGAACTGACCATCTCCGACACCATCTGCGCGCTCGACACCCCCGAAGCGCTGCCGGCGCTGACCGTCGACGAGCCGACCATCAGCATGACCTTCCAGGTCAATAACTCGCCGTTCGCCGGTAACAAGGACCTTTCCGGCGGCAAGTTCCTGACCAGCCGTCAGTTGAAGGACCGCCTGGACCGCGAGCAGGTGCACAACGTGGCACTGAAGGTCGAGCAGGGCTCCGACGCCGACAAGTTCCTGGTCTCGGGCCGTGGCGAACTGCATCTGTCGGTGCTGATCGAAAACATGCGTCGCGAAGGCTACGAGCTGGCCGTGTCGCGTCCGGAAGTGATCATCAAGGAAATCGACGGCCAGAAGATGGAGCCGATCGAGCAGTTGGTGGTCGACGTCGAAGAAATTCACCAGGGTCCGGTGATGGAGCGCCTGGGCACCCGCAAGGGCCAGCTCAAGAACATGGAGCCGGACGGCAAGGGTCGCGTGCGCCTGGAGTACATGATCCCGGCGCGTGGCCTGATCGGTTTCCAGAACCAGTTCAAGACCCTCACCCAGGGTTCGGGCCTGCTGTTCCACGTGTTCGACCATTACGGTGCGAAGGAAGAAGGCCAGATCGCCAAGCGCCTCAACGGCGTGATGATCGCCAACGCCGCCGGCACTACCCCTGCCTACTCGCTGGGGCCGTTGCAGGATCGCGGCAAGCTGTTCGCCGCCGAAGGCGACTCGGTGTATGAAGGCCAGCTGGTCGGCATTCACTCCAAGGACAACGACCTCACCGTCAACGCGATCAAGCCCAAGCCGCTGACCAATATGCGCGCCTCGGGCAAGGACGACGCGATTCAGCTCAGCCCGGCGATCAAGTTCTCGCTGGAGCAGGCGCTGGACTTCATCGATGACGATGAGCTGGTCGAGATCACGCCGAAGGAAATCCGCCTGCGCAAGAAGCATCTGACCGAAAACGATCGCAAGAAGGCTTCGCGCTCGTCCTGA